One Phaseolus vulgaris cultivar G19833 chromosome 4, P. vulgaris v2.0, whole genome shotgun sequence DNA window includes the following coding sequences:
- the LOC137837739 gene encoding pentatricopeptide repeat-containing protein At3g62890-like — translation MPKKMMRFYSTSAKPSHSDHYSRLVSLIESCKSMQQIKQTHSQLVTTALISHPVSANKLLKLAACASLSYAHKLFDQIPQPDLFIYNTMIKAHSLLPHSCHNSFGVFRSLTRDSDLFPNRYSFVFAFSACGNGLSMQEGQQVRVHAVKVGLENNVFVLNALISMYGKWGLVEEGWKVFQWAVDRDLYSWNTMIAAFVGSGDMSRAKELFDGMQEKDVVSWSTIIAGYVQVGCFVEALDFFNEMLQIGPRPNEYTLVSAFAACSNLVALDQGKWIHAYIGRGEIKMNERLLASIIDMYAKCGEIESASRIFFNYKVKQKVWPWNAMIGGFAMHGKPNEAINVFEQMKVKKVSPNKVTFIALLNACSHGYMVEEGKLYFRLMVSDYAITPEIEHYGCMVDLLSRSGFLKKAEDMISSMPMAPDVAIWGALLNACRIYKDIERGYRIGRIIKDMDPNHIGCHVLLSNIYSTSGRWNEARMLREKKELSNERKKIPGCSSIELKGTFHQFLVGDRSHPESREIYSFLDEMTIKLKSAGYVPEFGELLRDIDDEEDKETALSVHSEKLAIAFGLMNTAYGTPIRIVKNLRVCGDCHQATKFISKVYDRVIIVRDRTRYHHFKDGICSCKDYW, via the exons ATGCCAAAAAAAATGATGCGATTCTACTCAACCTCTGCAAAACCTTCTCATTCTGATCACTATTCTAGACTTGTCTCTTTGATTGAATCATGCAAGTCAATGCAACAAATTAAGCAGACCCATTCACAGTTAGTAACCACTGCTCTAATCTCACACCCTGTTTCAGCCAACAAGCTCCTCAAGCTTGCTGCTTGTGCTTCTCTTTCTTATGCCCACAAACTGTTTGATCAAATTCCTCAACCAGACTTGTTCATTTACAACACCATGATCAAAGCACATTCTTTGTTACCGCATTCCTGCCACAATTCCTTTGGGGTTTTCCGCTCATTGACCCGGGATTCGGACCTTTTTCCGAATCGATATAGCTTTGTGTTTGCTTTCAGTGCCTGTGGCAATGGGCTGAGCATGCAGGAGGGACAGCAGGTTCGCGTCCATGCTGTGAAGGTTGGTTTGGAGAACAATGTGTTTGTTTTGAATGCCTTGATTAGTATGTATGGGAAGTGGGGACTTGTGGAGGAGGGCTGGAAGGTATTTCAATGGGCTGTGGATAGAGACTTGTATTCTTGGAACACCATGATTGCTGCCTTCGTTGGATCTGGTGACATGAGTCGAGCTAAGGAATTGTTTGATGGAATGCAAGAAAAAGATGTTGTGTCATGGAGTACTATAATAGCTGGTTATGTTCAG GTTGGGTGTTTCGTGGAGGCTTTGGATTTTTTCAACGAGATGTTGCAAATAGGTCCCAGGCCAAATGAATATACCCTTGTAAGCGCTTTTGCCGCTTGTTCGAATCTAGTAGCACTGGATCAAGGAAAGTGGATACACGCTTACATTGGGAGAGGCGAGATTAAGATGAATGAAAGGCTTTTAGCTAGCATCATTGACATGTATGCAAAGTGTGGGGAAATAGAATCAGCATCCAGGATTTTCTTTAATTACAAGGTAAAGCAAAAAGTTTGGCCATGGAATGCCATGATTGGTGGGTTTGCAATGCATGGGAAACCCAACGAGGCCATAAATGTCTTTGAAcaaatgaaggttaaaaaagtTTCCCCTAATAAAGTCACATTCATTGCCTTATTGAATGCTTGTAGCCATGGCTATATGGTCGAGGAGGGGAAATTATATTTCAGATTGATGGTTAGTGATTATGCTATTACACCAGAAATAGAGCATTATGGATGCATGGTGGATCTACTTAGTCGATCGGGTTTCTTGAAAAAGGCTGAAGACATGATTTCAAGTATGCCAATGGCTCCTGATGTTGCCATCTGGGGAGCACTGTTGAATGCTTGTAGAATCTACAAAGACATAGAGCGGGGATATAGAATAGGAAGGATCATTAAAGACATGGATCCTAACCATATAGGGTGTCATGTTCTATTGAGTAATATATATTCAACATCTGGGAGATGGAATGAAGCAAGAATGctgagagaaaagaaagaactcagtaatgagagaaaaaagattCCTGGTTGCAGCTCAATTGAATTGAAGGGGACATTCCATCAGTTCCTTGTTGGAGACAGATCCCATCCTGAAAGTAGGGAGATTTATTCATTTTTGGATGAGATGACAATCAAGTTGAAGAGTGCTGGGTATGTTCCAGAGTTTGGAGAACTTTTGCGAGATATTGACGATGAGGAAGATAAAGAGACTGCTCTGTCTGTTCACAGTGAGAAGTTGGCTATTGCTTTTGGATTGATGAACACAGCATATGGAACTCCAATTCGCATTGTAAAGAATTTAAGGGTTTGTGGGGATTGCCACCAAGCAACAAAGTTCATCTCCAAAGTTTATGATCGAGTAATTATAGTAAGAGACAGGACAAGGTATCACCACTTCAAAGATGGAATCTGTTCTTGTAAAGACTACTGGTAG
- the LOC137837738 gene encoding uncharacterized protein — MPQNDIHAHQNGETTVTTPLHPPLLTLHLQAMTSTTSTSTDPLPSDDGAAVRAVNKRFEGLLTVRTKAIKGKGAWYWAHLEPILVPHPDTGLPKTVKLKCSLCDSLFSASNPSRTASEHLKRGTCSNFSSGLRPGSVPSPLPISSITPGSNRKRGSPQMGATSPSSYQNHSLALVESSRFDIGYPQMQNSNNNSNSNNNNNNNNNNIMHLQHHGQSQQHLMLSGGKDDLCALAMFEDSVKKLKSPKTSPGPALSKDQVNSALDLLFDWFYETCGSVSLSSLEHRKFQAFLSQVGLPGNLRREVSGGRLDARFGEAKAESEARIRDAMFFQLASDGWKSGGLFSFNPCCGGGESLVKFVVNLPNGSSVFQKAVFTGGVENSKYAEEVLWETVTAVTGSVVHRCVGIVADKFKAKALRNLEAQHHWMVNTSCQLQGLVSLIKDFNRELPLFRDVIENCLKVANFMNSESQVRSLFLKCRVQEMDCGGLIRVPSPKCDPLKNFQLVFPMLEDILSCARVMQMVVMEDGFKVMCMEDTLAREVAGMVQNEGFWNELEAVYSVVKLVRGMVHDVEAERPLIGRCLPLWEELRSKVKEWCGKFNIVEGPVEKIVEKRFRKNYHPAWAAAFILDPLYLIKDASGKYLPPYKCLTREQEKDVDKLLTRLASREEAHVVLMELMKWRSDGLDPLYAQAVQMKQRDPITGKMKVANPLSSRLVWETCLSEFKSLGKIAVRLIFLHATSCGFKSNWSFMRKFSANKQSRVALERTQKMIYIAAHAKLERRDFSSEEEKDAELFAMSGSEDGMLAEVYADAPLVINRLGCHDC; from the exons ATGCCCCAAAACGACATCCACGCCCACCAAAACGGTGAAACCACCGTCACCACCCCGCTCCACCCTCCACTTCTGACCCTCCACCTCCAAGCCATGACCTCCACCACTTCGACCTCCACCGACCCCCTCCCATCGGACGACGGCGCTGCGGTGAGGGCAGTCAACAAACGCTTCGAGGGCCTCCTCACTGTCCGGACCAAGGCCATCAAGGGAAAGGGAGCCTGGTACTGGGCCCACCTCGAGCCCATACTCGTCCCTCACCCAGATACCGGTCTCCCCAAAACCGTCAAACTCAAATGCTCCCTCTGCGACTCTCTCTTCTCCGCTTCGAACCCTTCCAGAACAGCTTCCGAACACTTAAAGCGTGGAACTTGCTCCAACTTCAGCTCTGGGTTGAGACCCGGCTCGGTGCCTTCTCCCCTGCCCATTTCCTCCATCACTCCCGGTTCCAACCGCAAAAGGGGTTCGCCTCAAATGGGTGCCACGTCGCCCTCTTCTTATCAAAATCACTCCTTGGCCTTGGTCGAGTCTTCCCGGTTCGACATCGGGTACCCCCAGATGCAGAACAGTAACAACAACAgcaatagtaataataataataataataacaacaacaacattATGCACTTGCAGCATCACGGGCAGAGCCAGCAGCATTTAATGTTGTCGGGTGGGAAGGATGATTTGTGTGCTTTGGCCATGTTTGAGGACAGTGTGAAGAAGTTGAAGAGTCCCAAGACTTCTCCTGGTCCTGCTTTGAGCAAGGACCAGGTGAATTCTGCTTTGGACTTGCTCTTCGATTGGTTCTACGAGACTTGCGGCTCTGTGTCCTTGTCGAGTCTGGAACATAGAAAGTTTCAGGCTTTTTTGAGCCAGGTTGGGTTGCCCGGAAATTTGAGGAGGGAGGTTTCTGGGGGGAGGCTTGATGCTAGGTTCGGGGAGGCCAAGGCTGAGTCCGAGGCGAGGATTAGGGACGCCATGTTTTTTCAGTTGGCGAGTGATGGGTGGAAGAGTGGGGGTTTGTTTAGCTTCAACCCGTGTTGTGGTGGGGGAGAGAGTTTGGTGAAGTTTGTGGTGAATCTCCCCAATGGGAGCAGTGTGTTTCAGAAGGCTGTGTTCACAGGTGGAGTGGAGAATTCCAAGTATGCCGAGGAGGTTTTGTGGGAGACGGTTACGGCGGTTACTGGGAGTGTTGTCCATAGGTGTGTGGGGATTGTCGCAGATAAGTTCAAGGCCAAGGCGTTGAGGAACTTGGAGGCGCAGCACCATTGGATGGTGAACACTTCCTGCCAGCTTCAGGGGTTGGTTAGCTTGATCAAGGATTTTAACCGCGAGTTGCCGCTTTTCAGGGATGTGATTGAGAATTGCTTGAAGGTTGCCAATTTTATGAACAGTGAGTCGCAGGTGAGGAGTCTTTTCCTCAAGTGCAGGGTGCAGGAGATGGATTGTGGCGGGCTAATTCGCGTGCCTTCACCCAAATGTGATCCGCTGAAGAATTTTCAATTGGTGTTTCCTATGTTGGAGGACATTTTGAGCTGTGCCAGAGTGATGCAGATGGTTGTGATGGAAGATGGGTTTAAGGTGATGTGTATGGAAGATACGTTGGCGAGGGAGGTTGCAGGAATGGTGCAGAATGAGGGGTTTTGGAACGAGTTGGAGGCGGTTTATTCAGTTGTGAAGCTTGTTAGAGGGATGGTGCATGATGTTGAGGCTGAGAGGCCATTGATTGGTAGGTGCTTGCCTCTCTGGGAGGAGCTGAGGAGCAAGGTGAAAGAGTGGTGTGGGAAGTTCAACATTGTGGAAGGACCTGTGGAGAAGATAGTTGAGAAGAGGTTTAGGAAGAATTATCACCCTGCGTGGGCAGCAGCGTTTATACTTGATCCACTTTACTTGATTAAGGATGCAAGTGGAAAGTATCTTCCTCCGTATAAGTGTTTGACGCGAGAACAGGAGAAGGATGTGGACAAGTTACTCACGAGGCTGGCTTCGCGAGAAGAGGCTCATGTTGTGTTGATGGAGCTAATGAAATGGAGGTCAGATGGTCTTGATCCGCTTTATGCGCAGGCTGTTCAGATGAAGCAGAGGGATCCGATTACAGGGAAGATGAAAGTTGCAAATCCACTGAGTAGTAGACTTGTGTGGGAAACATGTTTGAGTGAGTTTAAATCCCTGGGGAAGATTGCAGTGAGGCTTATTTTTCTGCATGCAACTTCATGTGGGTTTAAGAGTAATTGGTCTTTTATGAGGAAATTTTCAGCTAATAAACAGTCAAGAGTTGCCTTGGAGAGGACTCAGAAAATGATATATATTGCAGCTCATGCCAAGCTTGAAAGGAGAGACTTTTCCAGTGAGGAAGAGAAGGATGCAGAGCTGTTTGCCATGTCTGGTAGTGAGGATGGCATGCTGGCTGAGGTTTATGCTGATGCTCCCTTAGT AATTAACCGTTTAGGTTGCCATGATTGCTAA